One window of the Candidatus Microbacterium colombiense genome contains the following:
- a CDS encoding iron chelate uptake ABC transporter family permease subunit — MSASVAAGSIASPPAAVRRRRLVIWVASGVLLFALGLAGLTLGDAPISPANALAALFGGGDGGTRLIVVGWRLPRVVLGAVIGAMLALAGALFQVVTRNPLGSPDILGFSAGAYTGALLVMIGGTVSTFALSAGAIGGGIASAALVFALVAWRGATGTRLIIVGIALTAMLGAVNTMIELAADDVVARSAAIWGAGSLNGIDGRWMPVLVTTLVLGAVATAWLRPALTLYELGEDRAASLGVRPVRLRIAAMVIGVVLLAITIAAAGPIAFVALAAPQIARRLWRSGPMPFAASAMTGAVLLVLSDLLAMRLFAPTMLPTGLVTIGIGGLYLAWMLSGANRRRR, encoded by the coding sequence GTGAGCGCCTCGGTCGCCGCAGGATCCATCGCGTCGCCGCCCGCTGCGGTGCGGCGTCGGCGCCTCGTGATCTGGGTCGCCTCGGGGGTCCTCCTCTTCGCGCTCGGACTTGCGGGACTCACGCTCGGTGATGCCCCGATCTCGCCGGCGAACGCGTTGGCAGCCCTGTTCGGCGGAGGCGATGGCGGCACCCGGCTCATCGTGGTCGGGTGGCGGCTGCCCCGCGTCGTGCTGGGCGCGGTGATCGGGGCGATGCTCGCGCTCGCGGGCGCGCTGTTCCAGGTCGTGACGCGCAATCCGCTCGGCAGCCCCGACATCCTCGGCTTCTCCGCCGGCGCCTACACCGGCGCACTGCTGGTGATGATCGGTGGCACGGTGAGCACCTTCGCCCTCTCCGCCGGCGCGATCGGCGGCGGCATCGCCTCCGCCGCCCTCGTGTTCGCCCTCGTGGCGTGGCGAGGGGCCACCGGCACGCGGCTGATCATCGTCGGGATCGCCCTGACCGCGATGCTGGGCGCCGTCAACACCATGATCGAGCTGGCCGCCGACGATGTGGTGGCGCGCAGCGCCGCGATCTGGGGTGCGGGGTCGCTCAACGGCATCGATGGGCGATGGATGCCGGTTCTCGTCACCACCCTCGTGCTGGGTGCCGTGGCGACCGCGTGGCTCCGGCCGGCGCTGACGCTCTATGAACTCGGGGAGGACCGTGCGGCGTCGCTCGGCGTGCGCCCGGTGCGGCTGCGGATCGCTGCGATGGTGATCGGCGTGGTGCTGCTCGCGATCACGATCGCCGCGGCCGGTCCGATCGCGTTCGTCGCACTCGCGGCACCGCAGATCGCGCGTCGCCTCTGGCGCAGCGGCCCCATGCCCTTCGCGGCATCCGCCATGACCGGTGCGGTGCTGCTGGTGCTCAGCGACCTGCTCGCGATGCGGCTGTTCGCTCCCACCATGCTCCCCACGGGTCTCGTCACGATCGGGATCGGTGGTCTCTACCTCGCCTGGATGCTGTCCGGGGCGAATCGAAGGAGGCGCTGA
- a CDS encoding siderophore-interacting protein, whose translation MRTDVPVYTAEVAARRSVTPNMVRITLRGARTADGELFVSCGRPDEFFGLWVPSAEGGDAKRYYSVRAWRPEQDELDVDFVIHAAGPATRWARDARVGERVSFDLPRGHYVVPSHAERVLVVGDATALPAIGRILDERPPDGPSVHAILSVDDIADRQGFPIREGDVLRWVAADAILVAVVEATAEAIPTYLWFSGESSTMREIRRHLRHELGWPTAHYMTMGYWRRDAERWNEKFDREAALPDQLAAIWENGEDDETQRDLADALLSRYGL comes from the coding sequence ATGCGCACTGACGTCCCCGTCTACACCGCTGAGGTCGCCGCGCGGCGCTCGGTGACCCCGAACATGGTGCGCATCACCCTGCGGGGCGCGCGGACCGCCGACGGCGAGCTGTTCGTCTCGTGCGGTCGACCTGACGAGTTCTTCGGGCTCTGGGTTCCGTCTGCCGAGGGCGGCGATGCCAAGCGGTACTACTCGGTGCGTGCCTGGAGACCGGAGCAGGACGAGCTCGACGTCGACTTCGTGATCCACGCCGCAGGTCCGGCCACCCGATGGGCCCGTGACGCGCGCGTGGGGGAGCGGGTGTCGTTCGATCTGCCCCGCGGACACTACGTGGTTCCGTCGCACGCGGAAAGGGTGCTGGTGGTCGGCGATGCCACGGCGCTGCCGGCGATCGGCCGGATCCTCGATGAGCGCCCGCCGGACGGGCCATCGGTGCACGCGATCCTCTCCGTGGACGACATCGCCGACAGGCAGGGCTTCCCGATCCGTGAGGGCGACGTGCTGCGGTGGGTCGCCGCGGACGCGATCCTCGTCGCCGTCGTGGAGGCCACGGCGGAGGCGATCCCGACCTATCTCTGGTTCTCCGGCGAGAGCTCGACCATGCGCGAGATCCGCCGTCACCTCCGGCACGAACTCGGCTGGCCGACGGCGCATTACATGACGATGGGGTACTGGCGCCGCGATGCGGAGCGCTGGAACGAGAAGTTCGACCGGGAGGCCGCGTTGCCCGACCAATTGGCCGCGATCTGGGAGAACGGCGAAGACGACGAGACCCAGCGCGACCTGGCCGATGCGCTGTTGTCGAGGTACGGACTGTGA
- a CDS encoding ABC transporter ATP-binding protein, which translates to MSQATFDIRGLSAGYPHGRPISEDLDLTIDRGSFVAIIGPNACGKSTLLRTIARLLPALAGSVLLDGRDIRTRGGKELARELGLLSQSAEAPDGMRVADLVARGRYPHRRAFTAWSADDERAVREAMERTSVLELAERPVDELSGGQRQRVWLAMALAQETSVLLLDEPTTFLDITHQLDMLDLFRDINREQGTTVVAVLHDLNQAARYADRIVAMRDGEIVRTGTPQEVLTPEVMARVFDLDCVIIADPETQTPMVVPRRR; encoded by the coding sequence GTGAGTCAGGCGACGTTCGACATCCGTGGGCTCTCCGCCGGCTATCCTCACGGACGCCCGATCTCGGAGGATCTCGATCTCACGATCGACCGCGGATCCTTCGTCGCGATCATCGGTCCGAACGCGTGCGGCAAGTCGACGCTGCTGCGGACGATCGCGCGGCTGCTTCCCGCGCTCGCCGGTTCCGTGCTGCTCGACGGCCGCGACATCCGGACCAGGGGTGGGAAGGAGCTCGCACGCGAACTAGGGCTCCTGAGCCAGTCGGCCGAGGCGCCCGACGGCATGCGCGTGGCCGACCTCGTCGCGCGGGGTCGGTACCCGCATCGCCGCGCCTTCACGGCCTGGAGCGCCGACGACGAGCGAGCGGTCCGCGAGGCGATGGAGCGGACGTCGGTGCTCGAGCTGGCCGAACGGCCGGTCGACGAGCTGTCGGGCGGGCAGCGTCAACGGGTGTGGCTGGCGATGGCGCTCGCGCAGGAGACCTCCGTGCTGCTGTTGGATGAGCCCACGACCTTCCTCGACATCACCCATCAGCTCGACATGCTCGATCTGTTCCGCGACATCAACCGCGAGCAGGGGACGACCGTCGTCGCCGTGCTGCACGACCTGAATCAGGCGGCGCGCTACGCCGACCGCATCGTCGCCATGCGCGACGGCGAGATCGTGCGCACGGGCACGCCGCAGGAGGTGCTCACGCCCGAGGTGATGGCCCGCGTGTTCGACCTCGATTGCGTCATCATCGCCGATCCGGAGACACAGACGCCGATGGTCGTGCCACGTCGGCGCTAG
- a CDS encoding anaerobic C4-dicarboxylate transporter family protein, whose product MDIALFVIELLVVLGCIVMGTRSSGVGLGLWGGTGVAILVFVFGLAPGSPPVDALLIVLSVVLAASMMQSAGGIDWMVSVAAKLIARNPKQITLVAPLVSFLFSVGAGTSNILYPLLPVIQDLSYRNGIRPSRPLSLSVVATGVALACSPVSAAMAAMVTLTDTAPWDFELVDILKVTIPAAIVGIVVSSFFVNRLGKDLADDPDVQARIARGELAPPRADAAEIKADVTVTPAGRNAAVIFLLGVAAIVVFGLFKGIRPSDAAGDPVAMTPIIEIVMFLVGTLILVVSRPKVGEIPTMTVFKAGMVSAIALFGLAWLTDTFLTAHSELISSSVGGWVSAAPWIFALGVFLVCVLTTSQSTATRTIVPIGLAAGIPLGLLSGMWAGAFAGIYLLPTNGSQIAAANFDTSGTTKLGTKLVDHSFFVPTLILAATTIAFGALFGVLWGG is encoded by the coding sequence GTGGATATCGCGCTGTTCGTGATCGAGTTGCTGGTCGTCCTCGGGTGCATCGTGATGGGTACACGGTCGAGCGGCGTGGGCCTGGGACTGTGGGGCGGGACGGGCGTCGCGATCCTGGTGTTCGTCTTCGGGCTCGCTCCCGGATCGCCTCCGGTGGACGCGCTGCTCATCGTGCTGTCGGTCGTGCTGGCGGCATCCATGATGCAATCCGCGGGCGGCATCGACTGGATGGTGTCGGTCGCCGCGAAGCTGATCGCGCGCAATCCGAAGCAGATCACACTCGTCGCCCCACTGGTGTCGTTCCTGTTCTCGGTGGGGGCGGGAACGTCGAACATCCTTTACCCGCTGCTCCCCGTCATCCAGGACCTCTCCTACCGCAACGGGATCCGACCCTCCCGTCCGCTCTCCCTCTCGGTCGTCGCGACCGGCGTTGCCCTCGCGTGCAGTCCGGTCTCGGCCGCGATGGCCGCGATGGTCACTCTCACCGACACGGCCCCCTGGGACTTCGAGCTCGTCGACATCCTCAAGGTCACGATTCCGGCGGCGATCGTGGGCATCGTCGTCTCGAGCTTCTTCGTCAACAGACTCGGCAAGGACCTCGCCGACGACCCCGACGTGCAGGCACGCATCGCGCGCGGCGAGCTCGCACCGCCCCGCGCGGATGCCGCCGAGATCAAGGCCGACGTCACCGTGACCCCCGCCGGACGCAACGCCGCCGTGATCTTCCTGCTCGGTGTCGCGGCGATCGTGGTGTTCGGTCTCTTCAAGGGGATCCGCCCCTCGGATGCCGCCGGTGACCCCGTCGCGATGACGCCGATCATCGAGATCGTGATGTTCCTCGTCGGAACTCTCATCCTCGTCGTGTCGCGCCCGAAGGTCGGCGAGATCCCGACCATGACGGTCTTCAAGGCCGGCATGGTCTCGGCGATCGCGCTGTTCGGACTCGCCTGGCTCACCGACACGTTCCTCACGGCGCACTCGGAACTGATCTCCAGCAGCGTCGGCGGATGGGTGAGCGCGGCGCCCTGGATCTTCGCACTCGGCGTCTTCCTCGTGTGCGTGCTGACCACGAGCCAGTCCACGGCGACACGGACCATCGTGCCGATCGGACTCGCCGCCGGCATCCCGCTCGGGCTGCTCAGCGGAATGTGGGCCGGGGCGTTCGCCGGCATCTACCTGCTGCCGACCAACGGTTCCCAGATCGCGGCGGCCAACTTCGACACCTCGGGCACGACGAAGCTCGGCACGAAGCTCGTCGACCACTCGTTCTTCGTTCCCACGCTCATCCTCGCGGCCACCACGATCGCCTTCGGTGCCCTGTTCGGCGTGCTCTGGGGCGGATGA